From the genome of Rhinolophus ferrumequinum isolate MPI-CBG mRhiFer1 chromosome 24, mRhiFer1_v1.p, whole genome shotgun sequence:
CCTCACACTCACAGGGAATGTTGTCATTATTGCAGTGGTGATCCAGGACCAGCGGCTGCACTCACCTATGTACACGTTCCTCAAACACCTCTCCTTCCTGGAGATCTGGTATACCTCCACCATTGTGTCCCTTCTCCTAGCCAACCTGCTGTCTTGGGGCCAAGCCATTTCCTTCCCCGCCTGCATGGCACAGCTCTACTTCTTTGTGTTCTTCGGGGCTACCGAGTGCTTTCTTCTGGCGACaatggcctatgaccgctatcTGGCTATCTGTAGCCCACTCCACTACTCTTTCCTGATGAAGCCGGAGATCTGCACCAAGTTGGTGGCAGTCTCCTGGGTGGCAGGGGTTGGCACAGGATTTCTGCCCTCTCTGATGATTTCCAGGTTGGATTTCTGTGGGCCCAACCAGATCAATCATTTCTTCTGCGACCTCCCTCCCCTCATGCAGCTCTCATGTTCCAGTGTTTATATGACTGAGATGGTCGTCTTTATCCTGTCAATCATTGTGCTGTGCGTTTGCTTTTTTCTTACACTCGTGTCCTATGTTTTCATTGTGTCCTCCATATTGAGAATTCCTTTTGTCTCTGGCCGGATGAAGACCTTTTCCACGTGCAGCTCCCATTTGGCTGTTGTCACTATCTACTATGGGACCATGATTTCCATGTATGCTCGCCCCCATGCCCACCTGTCACCTGAAATCAACAAGATAATTTCTGTCTTCTACACTGTGGTCACACCGCTGCTGAACCCGGTTATCTACAGCCTGAGGAACAAAGATTTCAAAGAGGCCATTTTAAAAGGCATGAGAAGAAAGTGTGGCATCTATGGAGTAAGAGTGAAGGGAAGTTTTTTAATTAGGTAAGGAAAATCACAGAACACACAGTGAATTAAGTTCAGGGACAGGTGACTGGTAGATTCAGAGCTTCCAAACATGAATGCCACATTGACATGACATTGAATTCTACAAGCCAAAATGAAACAGCTTCTTCATGGTCCCTTGCCAACAATTCTCAGAAGATAAATAGTTTCTATCAAACAATTTTGGGGgcaattttattcttagaaaCGTTCACCTTCTAATGCGAATCTGATTGTATACTTCCAGGGCATGATGATCACACACGTTACTTTCAGATTCTACAATAGGATTGAACTTCTCTTGAGTTCATAAAGCCTATATATGGAaagttacacattttaaaagtactgtTAGGAGACTGACCTTGTAGACTCCATCCTGGTGCTACTTGTGCTTGTTAAATATCTGTGGAATgcatgaatgaaaagaaaagaaaatacatatgaaatgtgTGTTGAACTAAATTATCTCCTACTgacaagaaagaacaaagaaggatTTTTGAAGTGCCAAAGATTTGTCTATAGTAACTTAGactttttaatgctttttgtgTAATGAAATtctagggaaggaaggaaggaaggaaggaaggaaggaaggaaggaaggaaggaaggaaggaaggaaggaaagaaggaaggaaggaaagaaggaaggaaggaagaaaagaaggacaaGGGAGGGAGTATaagtgagggagaaagagaaagacatttagaaaagaatgaaagatgagagagagagagagagagagagagagagagagagagagagagagagagagaaaggaaggaaggaaaaaaaggaagggaaagggagataagagaagggaaggaaagagacaagaaaggaggaagagagggaggaaagggtgaGAAGAGAAGCGAGAGAAATATCCAAAGTGTTGTGTGCTTTTGTGAGTCCTGGGAGTCAAGGGTTATACATTAAAAGGCttaaatcattttcatattttcttataatacaatttaatacaatatttaGTATAACTCTTCTAATCCTGCTCACTATTCCATtcattaattccacaaatatttcaatCCCCTGGTGCATGTCAGCCCCCTTGTTGAAGTCTGGGTTGCCCGGGGGCACAGTGACATGGAAACGTCCAAGGGGGACATTGCTGTAGTGGAGCCTCTAGTCTTGAAGTGGGGAGATGTAGTGAATCATCACAGGAATGATTGCACTGTTTTTATTTGTGATGACTGTTATAAAACAGTCAAGTGTAAGCTGGTGCCTGAACGTAGAACAATAAGGTCTGAATCAACATAGAGGGTTAGGAAAGGTTTCTATATTTATGTAGTGCTTAACCCACACTTCAAGGATGGggacaataaaaatggaaatagtgtCCAGGTGGAAAGCATGGCATGAATGGCAGGAGAAGAAGCTGGGGGGAAACCTGGGAATGGAGGGAGATGAGGCTAGAGAGAAACACATGAGCTAGTCCATGTAGGTCATTAAAAGCCCTgccttctttttgttgttgttgtttgttttttcactaagAGAAATAATTGATTATCAAAGGGTATCAATTGAGAAATGACTTGACATATCCTTCATTTTCAAATCTCACTGCTTttagagaaaagactgaaaaaagtaAGGGTTGCTGGAGTCCAAACAGTAACCTCATGGGAGAGGACAGTGGCTTATTGTAGGTTTGATGATGTAACTCACCCATCATTGCAAAGGCCTCATAGATGGGTAGGTCAGAGCGAAAACCCtggactcactcactcattctcGTGCAGGGGGCAGTTGCTAGTCTCCTCAGACTTGCAATATGTCATGCACCTGACCCTTCGGCTCCTGTAATTTCCTCTCACCGCATGCCCTTGGCTCGCCTTCCTCCATCCCTcgcacttcctcttcctcccggGACTTGACCTGCAAGGGCTGTTGTTAGTCCTTATCAGATCGCTCTGGTTCAAGTGCCACTGGGTAGAAGGAAAGTGACACATTGGAATCTGAGATGGAACAAGAAATGGGTAATGTAGAGAGGAAAGCGTCATTGGTCTGAACTTTCGGGTGGAACATCAAAAAGCAATCAAATATCTTGCCTTGCAAATGTTCATCTCTGATCAGAATATTGATTGTGTCTTAAGTTAGCCAGACTTAAGCGATTTACCAAAAGCTTCTTTCTAATTTCAAACTTGTTAGGTTCCTATCTCCACATATGAGGAGAAGAATATTATTGACCCACACATGGGGGCTTCACAGAATGATGCCAAATGGATGTTTGGATGTGCAGATCTGGAATTCAGTGGAGTAACCTGGTTGAGAgttaaaaatttggaaattttcaacatacagataatattttaaaatatgggacTGAATAAGATTATAAGGTTTCTGAGGAAGAATGTgtaaacgagagagagagagagagagagagagagagagagagagagagagagagatgccagaTCATAGAggaatttcaaaacataaattttaagtaaagaaaaccCTGAAAAGGGACTAAGAAGGAAAACCCACAGAGGTGGTAATGTACAGACCCTTCTAAAGGAAGAGAGTGTTCTGGAAGGAAGAGGCAGTGAGCATGGATAGTAAAGATTATCATCAAGATTCTAACGCAGAGGTTATTGTTTTTCCTGGAAAAGGTACATCTTTGGAATGGGAAGGGTGCTCACCAGACTGGTGAAAGTGGGGGAGGGAATG
Proteins encoded in this window:
- the LOC117017007 gene encoding olfactory receptor 11L1-like, with product MFPPSTGNGVQNVSTVAEFELLGFQNLLEWQNLLFAIFLFIYSLTLTGNVVIIAVVIQDQRLHSPMYTFLKHLSFLEIWYTSTIVSLLLANLLSWGQAISFPACMAQLYFFVFFGATECFLLATMAYDRYLAICSPLHYSFLMKPEICTKLVAVSWVAGVGTGFLPSLMISRLDFCGPNQINHFFCDLPPLMQLSCSSVYMTEMVVFILSIIVLCVCFFLTLVSYVFIVSSILRIPFVSGRMKTFSTCSSHLAVVTIYYGTMISMYARPHAHLSPEINKIISVFYTVVTPLLNPVIYSLRNKDFKEAILKGMRRKCGIYGVRVKGSFLIR